A single Primulina eburnea isolate SZY01 chromosome 11, ASM2296580v1, whole genome shotgun sequence DNA region contains:
- the LOC140805746 gene encoding golgin candidate 2 isoform X2 — protein MAHWISSKLKAAESILQQIDQQAADSLGKNENPRPGNQLVVESSPGNTSENKRFLKDQMKKKAPENITNQSNNRDKLNLNVISRSNSDINRNHEVGVSQNLNSTPNLSGGLTESDWTELLSVPDKREGSGGVNVSRNSKGASGIQGLKKASKKVRNLGPASRKSNVGLENISNADSNDRGSTSRDVMLPTLEDQSPSNGGRGESDQKHTSSTLVADDNNARTIEELNVVDGEKMHVATDLTDKDNLDKVPASRGRKLKLKLQSNDGETSKSGMNGTNGPTAKFLLPSDVESNSDTDTTSTSDSEIEREREERRKRRQQILAERAAAKAIEAIQERENLVARLEGEKQSLEKMLEEQAKQQVQEASELQTSMMEIMEAVELEKQKHNNTRMEALSRLAKLESANADLSKSLANTQKSLEAEVDRVAELRQEINLKEATHEVLQKKISSVQQNGDKLQASKGVGFALEMLEAEYSFMMDKLGRTQEKAKTLESSIEITRKEMEYPTEVEIELKRKLSLLTDHLIQKQAQVETLTSEKASLIFRIEAASRLLDENKSLPNSVETPNKSQFSSSKLKPLLKERMQSGHRHFGSMVQQLDSLFCLGAIFLKRNRTARICSVVYIVCLHLWVIYILMSHSPVSDDFRSGAIVSLEKINNTEGV, from the exons ATGGCTCACTGGATTTCTTCCAAGCTCAAAGCAGCTGAATCCATTCTCCAACAG ATTGATCAGCAAGCTGCAGATTCACTGGGTAAGAATGAGAATCCACGACCTGGCAATCAATTGGTAGTTGAGAGCTCACCTGGAAACACTTCTGAAAATAAGCGGTTCTTGAAGGATCAGATGAAGAAGAAAGCGCCAGAAAATATAACTAACCAAAGTAACAATAGGGATAAGCTTAATTTAAATGTTATTAGTAGAAGTAATAGTGATATTAACCGAAATCATGAAGTTGGAGTATCACAAAATCTGAATTCTACACCGAATTTGAGTGGTGGACTTACAGAGAGTGATTGGACGGAATTGTTGAGTGTTCCAGATAAAAGGGAGGGGTCTGGGGGAGTTAATGTGAGCCGTAATAGTAAAGGAGCATCAGGGATTCAAGGGTTGAAGAAAGCCAGTAAGAAGGTCAGGAATCTTGGCCCAGCTTCACGAAAATCGAATGTTGGCTTGGAAAATATTTCAAATGCTGATAGTAATGATCGGGGAAGTACTTCGAGAGATGTGATGCTACCCACATTAGAGGATCAATCACCAAGCAACGGAGGTCGAGGTGAATCAGATCAAAAGCATACTAGTTCAACTCTTGTTGCTGATGATAACAATGCCAGGACAATTGAGGAGCTGAATGTTGTAGATGGAGAGAAGATGCATGTTGCAACGGATTTAACTGACAAAGATAATCTTGATAAGGTTCCAGCTTCTCGTGGAAGGAAATTGAAACTGAAGCTGCAGTCAAATGATGGTGAAACATCAAAGAGTGGGATGAATGGGACAAATGGACCTACAGCAAAGTTCCTTCTACCAAGCGATGTAGAGTCTAATTCCGACACAGATACAACTTCAACATCAGATTCTGAGATAGAAAGAGAAAGGGAAGAAAGGAGAAAGAGGAGGCAACAGATTCTGGCAGAAAGAGCAGCTGCAAAAGCAATTGAGGCAATTCAGGAGCGTGAGAATTTAGTTGCCAGATTGGAAGGGGAGAAACAGAGTTTGGAGAAAATGCTTGAAGAACAGGCAAAACAACAAGTGCAGGAG GCATCGGAATTACAGACATCAATGATGGAAATCATGGAAGCTGTTGAATTAGAGAAGCAGAAACATAATAACACTCGGATGGAGGCCCTTTCACGACTAGCCAAACTTGAG AGTGCTAATGCTGATCTTTCGAAGTCTCTTGCTAACACCcagaaaagtcttgaagcagag GTTGATCGTGTAGCTGAACTTCGTCaagaaattaatttgaaagaagCAACTCATGAAG TATTGCAGAAGAAGATATCAAGTGTGCAGCAAAATGGAGATAAA TTGCAAGCTTCTAAAGGTGTTGGTTTCGCCCTGGAGATGCTTGAGGCAGAATATTCCTTCATGATGGATAAATTGGGAAGAACGCAAGAAAAG GCCAAGACTCTAGAATCAAGTATTGAAATAACCCGGAAAGAAATGGAATATCCTACAGAAGTAGAAATTGAGCTCAAGCGAAAGCTCAGTCTGTTGACCGACCATTTGATTCAGAAGCAAGCACAG GTTGAGACACTAACATCGGAAAAGGCTTCCTTAATTTTCAGGATCGAG GCGGCTTCAAGATTGCTAGACGAAAACAAGTCATTGCCCAATTCAGTTGAGACTCCGAATAAATCGCAATTCTCTAGTTCAAAGCTCAAGCCTTTGTTGAAGGAGAGAATGCAATCTGGTCATCGACATTTTGGATCAATGGTTCAACAGCTGGACTCGCTCTTTTGTTTGGGTGCTATTTTTCTGAAA
- the LOC140805746 gene encoding golgin candidate 2 isoform X1: MAHWISSKLKAAESILQQIDQQAADSLGKNENPRPGNQLVVESSPGNTSENKRFLKDQMKKKAPENITNQSNNRDKLNLNVISRSNSDINRNHEVGVSQNLNSTPNLSGGLTESDWTELLSVPDKREGSGGVNVSRNSKGASGIQGLKKASKKVRNLGPASRKSNVGLENISNADSNDRGSTSRDVMLPTLEDQSPSNGGRGESDQKHTSSTLVADDNNARTIEELNVVDGEKMHVATDLTDKDNLDKVPASRGRKLKLKLQSNDGETSKSGMNGTNGPTAKFLLPSDVESNSDTDTTSTSDSEIEREREERRKRRQQILAERAAAKAIEAIQERENLVARLEGEKQSLEKMLEEQAKQQVQEASELQTSMMEIMEAVELEKQKHNNTRMEALSRLAKLESANADLSKSLANTQKSLEAEVDRVAELRQEINLKEATHEAVLQKKISSVQQNGDKLQASKGVGFALEMLEAEYSFMMDKLGRTQEKAKTLESSIEITRKEMEYPTEVEIELKRKLSLLTDHLIQKQAQVETLTSEKASLIFRIEAASRLLDENKSLPNSVETPNKSQFSSSKLKPLLKERMQSGHRHFGSMVQQLDSLFCLGAIFLKRNRTARICSVVYIVCLHLWVIYILMSHSPVSDDFRSGAIVSLEKINNTEGV, encoded by the exons ATGGCTCACTGGATTTCTTCCAAGCTCAAAGCAGCTGAATCCATTCTCCAACAG ATTGATCAGCAAGCTGCAGATTCACTGGGTAAGAATGAGAATCCACGACCTGGCAATCAATTGGTAGTTGAGAGCTCACCTGGAAACACTTCTGAAAATAAGCGGTTCTTGAAGGATCAGATGAAGAAGAAAGCGCCAGAAAATATAACTAACCAAAGTAACAATAGGGATAAGCTTAATTTAAATGTTATTAGTAGAAGTAATAGTGATATTAACCGAAATCATGAAGTTGGAGTATCACAAAATCTGAATTCTACACCGAATTTGAGTGGTGGACTTACAGAGAGTGATTGGACGGAATTGTTGAGTGTTCCAGATAAAAGGGAGGGGTCTGGGGGAGTTAATGTGAGCCGTAATAGTAAAGGAGCATCAGGGATTCAAGGGTTGAAGAAAGCCAGTAAGAAGGTCAGGAATCTTGGCCCAGCTTCACGAAAATCGAATGTTGGCTTGGAAAATATTTCAAATGCTGATAGTAATGATCGGGGAAGTACTTCGAGAGATGTGATGCTACCCACATTAGAGGATCAATCACCAAGCAACGGAGGTCGAGGTGAATCAGATCAAAAGCATACTAGTTCAACTCTTGTTGCTGATGATAACAATGCCAGGACAATTGAGGAGCTGAATGTTGTAGATGGAGAGAAGATGCATGTTGCAACGGATTTAACTGACAAAGATAATCTTGATAAGGTTCCAGCTTCTCGTGGAAGGAAATTGAAACTGAAGCTGCAGTCAAATGATGGTGAAACATCAAAGAGTGGGATGAATGGGACAAATGGACCTACAGCAAAGTTCCTTCTACCAAGCGATGTAGAGTCTAATTCCGACACAGATACAACTTCAACATCAGATTCTGAGATAGAAAGAGAAAGGGAAGAAAGGAGAAAGAGGAGGCAACAGATTCTGGCAGAAAGAGCAGCTGCAAAAGCAATTGAGGCAATTCAGGAGCGTGAGAATTTAGTTGCCAGATTGGAAGGGGAGAAACAGAGTTTGGAGAAAATGCTTGAAGAACAGGCAAAACAACAAGTGCAGGAG GCATCGGAATTACAGACATCAATGATGGAAATCATGGAAGCTGTTGAATTAGAGAAGCAGAAACATAATAACACTCGGATGGAGGCCCTTTCACGACTAGCCAAACTTGAG AGTGCTAATGCTGATCTTTCGAAGTCTCTTGCTAACACCcagaaaagtcttgaagcagag GTTGATCGTGTAGCTGAACTTCGTCaagaaattaatttgaaagaagCAACTCATGAAG CAGTATTGCAGAAGAAGATATCAAGTGTGCAGCAAAATGGAGATAAA TTGCAAGCTTCTAAAGGTGTTGGTTTCGCCCTGGAGATGCTTGAGGCAGAATATTCCTTCATGATGGATAAATTGGGAAGAACGCAAGAAAAG GCCAAGACTCTAGAATCAAGTATTGAAATAACCCGGAAAGAAATGGAATATCCTACAGAAGTAGAAATTGAGCTCAAGCGAAAGCTCAGTCTGTTGACCGACCATTTGATTCAGAAGCAAGCACAG GTTGAGACACTAACATCGGAAAAGGCTTCCTTAATTTTCAGGATCGAG GCGGCTTCAAGATTGCTAGACGAAAACAAGTCATTGCCCAATTCAGTTGAGACTCCGAATAAATCGCAATTCTCTAGTTCAAAGCTCAAGCCTTTGTTGAAGGAGAGAATGCAATCTGGTCATCGACATTTTGGATCAATGGTTCAACAGCTGGACTCGCTCTTTTGTTTGGGTGCTATTTTTCTGAAA